From Channa argus isolate prfri chromosome 21, Channa argus male v1.0, whole genome shotgun sequence, one genomic window encodes:
- the irf5 gene encoding interferon regulatory factor 5, producing MSVQPRRIRLKPWLLAQVNSGRYPGLQWLSPEQRLFQIPWKHATRHTPTSDEENTIFKAWALETGKYQEGVDEPDPAKWKANLRCALNKSREFQLKYDGTKETPVQPYKIYEVCEQPGSTDGVDDDDDEMPNLMELSINTRISDPTSFNSFSLTSNGTFGAPHLIPVPLLPDRVLPSTSELSMTSDLSMNSDLQTRGQMVDQGGFVHSAELPNRLQALSTLPPSAASVSSGIDMMMTSSMGNIQDQGDHQNQQSCKYDLLSSVPLTDLDLKFQYRGRTMGSLTVSNPQGCRLYYGHLEPTPEQVDLFGPVSLQQVRFPVTSDIQNQKQRFYTDALLDVMDRGLILEIWQQDIYAVRLCQCKVFWTGPGMPDQGQPNPLEREKKIRVFSLNEFLQGLILFQRGEAPNPPPFEIYFCFGEDWPDKKPKEKKLIMVQVVPVVARILTEMFSGELSWSTDSIRLQISNPDVKDQTVEQFKELQRLLQSQHIQGPWTPSVP from the exons ATGAGTGTCCAGCCCCGCAGGATCCGCCTGAAGCCCTGGCTCCTGGCTCAGGTGAATAGCGGCAGGTATCCTGGCCTCCAGTGGCTCAGCCCGGAACAGAGGCTCTTCCAGATCCCATGGAAACATGCCACACGCCACACACCGACGTCAGATGAGGAGAACACCATTTTCAAG GCGTGGGCTTTGGAGACAGGAAAATACCAGGAGGGCGTGGATGAACCTGACCCCGCTAAGTGGAAAGCAAACCTCCGCTGTGCGCTGAACAAGAGTAGGGAGTTCCAGCTGAAATATGATGGAACCAAAGAGACGCCGGTACAGCCGTACAAGATCTACGAGGTCTGCGAGCAACCAGGGAGCACAG ATGGAGTCGACGACGATGATGATGAG aTGCCAAATCTGATGGAGCTCAGCATCA ACACCAGGATTAGTGATCCTACCTCCTTCAACTCCTTCAGTTTAACTTCCAATGGGACGTTTGGAGCACCTCATTTGATCCCGGTGCCCCTTCTGCCCGACAGAGTCCTCCCATCGACCTCTGAACTCTCCATGACCTCTGATCTCTCCATGAACTCTGACCTGCAGACTCGGGGGCAGATGGTGGATCAGGGGGGCTTCGTACATTCTGCAGAACTTCCTAACCGACTGCAGGCCCTGAGCACTCTTCCCCCTTCAGCTGCCTCTGTTTCTTCTGGCATTGACATGATGATGACCAGCAGCATGGGGAACATTCAGGACCAAGGGGACCATCAGAACCAACAGTCCTGCAAGTATGACCTACTGAGCAGCGTCCCAT TAACAGATCTGGACTTGAAGTTCCAATACAGGGGCCGGACCATGGGTTCTTTGACCGTCAGTAACCCTCAGGGCTGCCGGCTGTATTATGGACACCTGGAGCCAACCCCAGAGCAGGTGGACCTGTTTGGGCCCGTCTCGTTGCAGCAAGTCCGGTTTCCAGTGACATCTGATATCCAGAACCAGAAGCAGCGGTTCTACACTGATGCCCTACTGGACGTGATGGACCGAGGTCTGATCTTGGAGATCTGGCAACAGGACATCTATGCAGTCCGGCTCTGTCAGTGTAAGGTTTTTTGGACTGGACCAGGCATGCCCGACCAAGGACAACCAAACCCCCtggagagggagaagaagatCAGAGTGTTCAGCCTAAATGAGTTCCTGCAAG GACTGATTCTGTTCCAGAGGGGAGAAGCTCCAAACCCTCCACCATTCGAGATCTACTTCTGCTTTGGTGAAGACTGGCCTGACAAGAAACCCAAAGAGAAGAAGCTCATCATGGTCCAG GTTGTTCCTGTGGTGGCTCGGATCCTGACGGAAATGTTCTCAGGAGAACTCAGCTGGTCCACAGACAGCATTCGGCTGCAGATCTCCAACCCGGATGTGAAGGACCAGACGGTGGAGCAGTTCAAAGAGCTGCAGAGGCTCCTGCAGAGTCAACATATCCAGGGGCCCTGGACACCCAGTGTCCCTTGA